From the genome of Sphingobium baderi, one region includes:
- a CDS encoding IS6-like element IS6100 family transposase yields MTDFKWRHFQGDVILWAVRWYCRYPISYRDLEEMLAERGISVDHTTIYRWVQCYAPEMEKRLRWFWRRGFDPSWRLDETYVKVRGKWTYLYRAVDKRGDTIDFYLSPTRSAKAAKRFLGKALRGLKHWEKPATLNTDKAPSYGAAITELKREGKLDRETAHRQVKYLNNVIEADHGKLKILIKPVRGFKSIPTAYATIKGFEVMRALRKGQARPWCLQPGIRGEVRLVERAFGIGPSALTEAMGMLNHHFAAAA; encoded by the coding sequence ATGACGGATTTCAAGTGGCGCCATTTCCAGGGTGATGTGATCCTGTGGGCGGTGCGCTGGTATTGTCGCTATCCGATCAGCTATCGCGACCTTGAGGAAATGCTGGCGGAACGCGGCATTTCGGTCGACCATACGACGATCTATCGCTGGGTCCAGTGCTACGCCCCGGAGATGGAGAAGCGGCTGCGCTGGTTCTGGCGGCGTGGCTTTGATCCGAGCTGGCGCCTGGATGAAACCTACGTCAAGGTGCGGGGCAAGTGGACCTACCTGTACCGGGCAGTCGACAAGCGGGGCGACACGATCGATTTCTACCTGTCGCCGACCCGCAGCGCCAAGGCAGCGAAGCGGTTCCTGGGCAAGGCCCTGCGAGGCCTGAAGCACTGGGAAAAGCCTGCCACGCTCAATACCGACAAAGCGCCGAGCTATGGTGCAGCGATCACCGAATTGAAGCGCGAAGGAAAGCTGGACCGGGAGACGGCCCACCGGCAGGTGAAGTATCTCAATAACGTGATCGAGGCCGATCACGGAAAGCTCAAGATACTGATCAAGCCGGTGCGCGGTTTCAAATCGATCCCCACGGCCTATGCCACGATCAAGGGATTCGAAGTCATGCGAGCCCTGCGCAAAGGACAGGCTCGCCCCTGGTGCCTGCAGCCCGGCATCAGGGGCGAGGTGCGCCTTGTGGAGAGAGCTTTTGGCATTGGGCCCTCGGCGCTGACGGAGGCCATGGGCATGCTCAACCACCATTTCGCAGCAGCCGCCTGA
- a CDS encoding histidine phosphatase family protein, protein MRAIFIRHGESTGNAGVPCHDLATIELTERGHEQASAVASSWTQAPALIVTSPYTRTRQTAAPTIARFPGVPVEVWPIEEFTYLQPARWNGTRSAERMPHLERYWNAADPDYCDGEGAESFATLLRRCEAALARLAAMPPASLVYVFGHGQFIQAARAIVADAHLDERAKMRAFWRKGEPPAIANAQRVGFHLQGNRWACTT, encoded by the coding sequence ATGCGAGCGATCTTCATCCGGCATGGGGAAAGCACCGGCAACGCCGGCGTGCCGTGCCATGATCTCGCGACGATCGAACTGACGGAGCGCGGCCACGAACAGGCGAGTGCGGTCGCGTCGAGCTGGACGCAAGCGCCCGCGCTCATCGTCACGTCGCCCTATACCCGCACCCGGCAGACGGCCGCGCCGACGATCGCGCGCTTTCCCGGCGTGCCGGTGGAAGTGTGGCCGATCGAAGAGTTCACCTATCTGCAACCGGCGCGCTGGAACGGCACGCGCAGCGCGGAGCGGATGCCGCACCTCGAACGCTATTGGAACGCGGCCGATCCTGATTATTGCGACGGGGAAGGGGCAGAGAGCTTCGCCACCCTGCTACGGCGCTGCGAGGCCGCGCTGGCGCGGCTCGCCGCCATGCCGCCCGCCTCGCTGGTCTATGTGTTCGGGCATGGGCAGTTCATTCAGGCCGCGCGCGCGATCGTCGCTGACGCCCATCTGGACGAACGGGCCAAGATGCGGGCGTTCTGGCGCAAGGGCGAGCCGCCAGCGATCGCCAATGCGCAGCGGGTAGGGTTTCATTTGCAAGGAAATCGCTGGGCCTGCACAACGTGA
- a CDS encoding replication initiator protein A yields the protein MSKRRDPNPTFDLFIPLMNDLPLKDQREVMERPFFSLQKRKRLKPIEYRSPDGEAWVKVEAMPAYGMATIWDADILIWAASVLNRMKEQGVNDLPRTLTTTTYDLLRAIRRGTGGRDYTELQAALSRLETTSIRTSLRAPKRRTEAQFGWLDGWSLEVDPATEQPRGMTITLSNWVYEGIVSERSLLTMHVDYFLLTGGLERAVYRIARKHAGSQRGGWTCRVELLREKAGSDAQPKEFNRMLRKIIEADQLPEYTMTMTKTVEGAPAVLFELRGAAEAAELHARLEAERERHERYEADRRRAGEVDDLMDRLARGGAR from the coding sequence GTGAGCAAGCGCCGCGATCCCAATCCCACGTTCGACTTGTTCATTCCGCTGATGAACGACCTCCCGCTGAAGGATCAGCGGGAGGTGATGGAGCGCCCGTTTTTCTCGCTCCAGAAACGTAAGCGCCTCAAGCCGATCGAATATCGCAGCCCGGACGGCGAGGCGTGGGTGAAGGTCGAGGCGATGCCCGCCTACGGCATGGCGACGATATGGGACGCCGACATATTGATTTGGGCCGCGTCGGTCCTCAACCGGATGAAGGAGCAGGGCGTCAACGATCTGCCCCGGACGCTGACCACGACGACCTACGACCTGTTGCGGGCGATCCGGCGCGGGACGGGCGGGCGCGACTATACCGAGCTGCAGGCGGCTTTGTCGCGCCTGGAGACGACTTCCATTCGCACGTCGCTGCGCGCGCCCAAGCGCCGCACCGAAGCGCAATTCGGGTGGCTGGACGGGTGGAGCCTGGAGGTCGATCCCGCGACAGAGCAACCGCGCGGGATGACCATCACCCTGTCGAACTGGGTCTATGAGGGGATTGTCAGCGAGCGGTCGCTTCTCACCATGCACGTCGATTATTTCCTGCTGACAGGCGGGCTTGAGCGGGCAGTGTATCGTATCGCGCGCAAGCACGCCGGCAGTCAGCGGGGCGGATGGACGTGCCGCGTCGAACTGCTGCGAGAGAAGGCCGGGAGTGACGCCCAGCCCAAGGAGTTCAACCGCATGTTGCGGAAGATCATCGAGGCCGACCAACTCCCCGAATACACCATGACCATGACCAAGACGGTCGAGGGCGCGCCGGCAGTACTGTTCGAGCTGCGCGGCGCGGCCGAGGCAGCCGAGCTGCACGCTAGACTAGAGGCCGAACGCGAGCGCCATGAGCGTTACGAGGCCGATCGTCGCCGCGCCGGGGAAGTGGACGATCTTATGGACCGCCTCGCGCGGGGCGGGGCACGCTAA
- a CDS encoding GNAT family N-acetyltransferase: MTAANLCNRARRTTAELNAAVAGERGIFVLQRIGDLVGYIDVRSVYIEGAAEFASFNLAIRTRWQGRGLGASLVKSAEEWVRRRGLLFLIFHVASSSSACHPLEACRPADWSPFALLLIASPFSEADTCP, translated from the coding sequence CTGACTGCCGCCAATCTTTGCAACAGAGCCCGCCGCACAACTGCCGAACTAAACGCCGCCGTAGCCGGCGAGCGAGGCATCTTCGTCCTGCAACGCATAGGCGACCTCGTCGGCTACATAGATGTACGGAGCGTGTACATCGAAGGCGCTGCAGAATTTGCCTCTTTTAATCTGGCTATCCGGACACGGTGGCAGGGACGTGGGCTTGGAGCAAGCCTGGTGAAGTCCGCCGAGGAATGGGTACGTCGCCGTGGCTTGCTCTTCCTGATCTTCCACGTCGCATCAAGCTCCAGCGCCTGTCACCCTCTTGAGGCTTGTCGCCCCGCTGATTGGTCGCCGTTTGCACTACTTCTGATTGCGTCTCCATTCAGCGAGGCTGACACGTGTCCGTAA
- a CDS encoding ParA family protein: MQTWAIIAQKGGQSKTTIATAFAVEAAREGAAVVILDADDRQGSALYWSERRDSDDVMVKDSSVAGLPLHVSRGRDSGKVDLIIIDTPANSKDIAMLAAEQADFVVIPVAPRGLDVHSVLQTVKQVQQAGTPFAVILTQVPHQGGEGDEARAGFAAKGVAVFDSVLHFRKDFYKATPIGKTAIELDPDSKAAAELRAAYAEAKRLSGYANKPLSEVA, encoded by the coding sequence ATGCAAACTTGGGCTATCATCGCGCAGAAGGGCGGCCAGTCGAAGACGACCATCGCGACCGCCTTTGCCGTCGAGGCCGCCCGCGAAGGGGCGGCGGTCGTGATCCTCGATGCCGACGATCGGCAGGGGTCCGCGCTCTACTGGTCAGAGCGGCGGGATAGCGACGATGTCATGGTGAAGGATAGCAGCGTCGCAGGCCTGCCGCTGCATGTCTCACGCGGCCGCGATAGCGGCAAGGTGGACCTTATCATCATCGACACGCCGGCGAACTCGAAGGACATCGCCATGCTCGCGGCCGAACAGGCCGATTTCGTGGTGATCCCGGTCGCGCCGCGCGGCCTCGACGTTCATTCGGTCCTCCAAACCGTCAAGCAGGTGCAGCAGGCGGGAACGCCGTTCGCCGTGATCCTGACGCAAGTGCCGCACCAGGGCGGGGAGGGGGACGAGGCGCGCGCCGGCTTCGCCGCCAAGGGCGTTGCCGTGTTCGATAGCGTGCTGCATTTCCGCAAGGACTTCTACAAAGCGACGCCGATCGGCAAGACCGCGATCGAGCTGGACCCTGACAGCAAGGCGGCAGCAGAGTTGCGCGCGGCTTACGCCGAAGCTAAGCGACTAAGCGGTTATGCGAATAAGCCACTAAGCGAGGTTGCGTAA
- a CDS encoding MFS transporter, whose amino-acid sequence MAIEFRQGWGWLVLAALTISTIGDEITLLTLMFRTAESARAYGVPALLIAELLPGLIAAPWAGRLIDRRGAGRVLVVVSALQAAAIALIAYYPAFTLAGAALLSVLFTITSAATFALIPVLASALGMTLARANSFLEVVRSLGMLAGPVAGGVLVGWMGSTNALLIDAASFTLLLLVVAMSGLRRAPQEHETEETTLLADYRPLLGNRRVMVVTGALSLEVFATAIADVAFVFLIIMTLKSGPATFGVLTALWAAGMLVGAALAERIIGCRIGLAAFGTAAIMGATMLLIGLAPVSLVIVGIAFIAGGGANSVHNVAVRTLLQSECPPADHGKVAAIYGAVTRTAAIGGYVG is encoded by the coding sequence ATAGCCATCGAATTTCGTCAGGGCTGGGGGTGGCTGGTCCTCGCGGCGCTGACGATCTCGACCATCGGCGATGAAATCACGCTGCTGACGTTGATGTTCCGCACCGCCGAAAGCGCGCGCGCCTATGGCGTGCCGGCGCTGCTGATTGCCGAGTTGCTTCCGGGCCTGATCGCCGCACCCTGGGCGGGCCGCCTTATCGACCGCAGAGGCGCAGGCCGCGTTCTAGTCGTCGTGTCGGCGCTACAAGCGGCGGCGATCGCGCTCATCGCCTACTATCCAGCATTCACGCTCGCCGGGGCCGCGCTGCTCAGTGTGCTGTTCACGATCACCAGCGCGGCCACCTTCGCGCTGATCCCGGTTCTGGCAAGCGCGCTCGGCATGACGCTCGCGCGGGCCAACAGCTTTCTCGAAGTCGTCCGCAGCCTCGGAATGCTCGCCGGTCCTGTCGCCGGCGGCGTGCTGGTGGGCTGGATGGGATCGACAAACGCCCTCCTGATTGACGCCGCCAGCTTCACCCTGCTGCTGCTCGTAGTCGCGATGAGCGGTCTGCGCCGCGCGCCGCAGGAGCATGAGACGGAAGAAACCACGTTGCTCGCCGATTATCGGCCGCTGCTCGGCAATCGGCGCGTGATGGTGGTGACCGGCGCGCTCAGTCTTGAAGTGTTTGCGACCGCCATCGCCGATGTCGCCTTTGTGTTCCTTATCATCATGACCCTGAAAAGCGGCCCTGCCACGTTCGGCGTGCTGACCGCTTTGTGGGCCGCCGGAATGCTGGTCGGCGCGGCCCTGGCCGAACGGATCATCGGCTGCAGGATCGGCCTGGCTGCGTTCGGAACCGCCGCGATCATGGGCGCGACCATGCTGCTGATCGGTCTCGCGCCTGTAAGCCTTGTGATCGTTGGCATCGCCTTCATCGCCGGCGGCGGCGCCAACAGCGTTCACAATGTCGCCGTACGGACCCTGCTGCAATCCGAATGCCCGCCCGCCGATCATGGCAAGGTCGCCGCGATCTACGGCGCGGTGACGCGCACCGCTGCGATCGGCGGCTATGTGGGGTGA
- a CDS encoding SDR family NAD(P)-dependent oxidoreductase, translating into MRPLPIKNSWVLVTGASAGLGRATALRLAASYQAKPLIVGRRLDNLRALQAEIGERFNVPCEIVVADQRESDGREKIAAKVTELEVNAAFLAAGLTSAGPFDASRADAYAEVIGTNVVGFTDLLSRLIAIFRQQPFESSIIAVSSLGGETSVPFQAVYGASKAYVSTLMRALSVELAGTRVSVGSFAPGGIGTDMATLSDLKWGKLGLMDVDRCAAHAVHALVHRRSFAIPGISNRLTYLASRALPRSLVSRLAALPYRRPQG; encoded by the coding sequence ATGAGACCGCTGCCGATCAAGAACTCGTGGGTGCTGGTTACAGGGGCCTCAGCCGGTCTGGGCAGGGCAACCGCCCTCCGCTTGGCGGCATCGTACCAGGCCAAACCCCTGATTGTTGGACGAAGGCTCGACAACTTGCGGGCGCTACAAGCCGAAATTGGCGAGCGGTTTAATGTCCCGTGCGAAATCGTAGTGGCTGATCAACGTGAAAGCGATGGTAGAGAGAAGATTGCGGCCAAGGTTACAGAGTTGGAGGTCAACGCGGCTTTCTTGGCTGCCGGGCTGACGAGCGCCGGTCCGTTTGATGCTAGCCGTGCCGACGCCTATGCCGAGGTGATAGGAACAAACGTCGTCGGCTTCACGGATTTGCTGTCCCGCCTGATTGCGATTTTCAGGCAGCAGCCATTTGAATCCTCAATAATCGCGGTGTCGAGCTTGGGGGGCGAAACATCCGTACCTTTCCAAGCGGTCTACGGCGCGTCGAAAGCCTATGTGAGTACCCTCATGCGGGCGCTTTCCGTCGAGCTTGCCGGGACGAGAGTGAGCGTTGGGTCTTTTGCACCCGGAGGCATCGGCACCGACATGGCGACCCTAAGCGATTTGAAGTGGGGAAAGTTGGGTTTGATGGACGTTGATCGATGCGCGGCCCATGCAGTCCATGCTCTGGTTCATCGGCGATCCTTCGCCATACCCGGGATCAGCAACCGGCTCACATATTTGGCGAGCAGGGCTCTCCCTCGATCGTTGGTGAGCCGGCTTGCGGCCCTCCCATATCGGCGCCCGCAAGGTTGA
- a CDS encoding type II toxin-antitoxin system VapC family toxin: MKITADTNVLLRLVLADDEAQGLAAVEAMESASHVAISVHSLCELAWVLERLYKKTRPEIAAAIRGVIDAENVVVNRPAVEAGLAILDAGGDFADGVIAFDGRFHGGETFVSFDKTAVKLLKGQGAAAHLLK; encoded by the coding sequence ATGAAGATCACGGCCGACACGAACGTCTTGCTGCGCCTGGTGCTGGCGGACGACGAAGCGCAGGGCCTCGCCGCCGTCGAAGCGATGGAAAGCGCAAGCCACGTTGCCATCAGCGTGCATTCACTGTGCGAACTCGCCTGGGTTCTGGAACGACTCTACAAGAAAACCCGGCCCGAAATTGCCGCCGCGATCCGAGGCGTGATCGACGCGGAGAACGTCGTCGTCAATCGCCCTGCGGTGGAAGCGGGCCTGGCTATCCTCGATGCGGGCGGCGACTTTGCGGACGGGGTGATCGCTTTCGACGGCCGATTCCACGGCGGGGAGACGTTCGTGTCCTTCGACAAAACGGCGGTCAAACTGCTGAAAGGGCAGGGGGCCGCCGCCCATCTGCTGAAATAG
- a CDS encoding recombinase family protein produces MALIGYARVSTADQKLALQLDALNAAGCDRIFDDHASGAKADRPGLAEALTYLRTGDTLVVWKLDRLGRSMSHLIEKVGELAARGVGFRSLTEQIDTTTSGGMLVFNIFGSLAQFERDLIRERTHAGLRAARERGSKGGRRPVVTPDKLRKARAHIEAGLTVREAAARLKIGKTALYKALEGT; encoded by the coding sequence GTGGCGCTGATCGGCTATGCGCGCGTCTCGACCGCAGACCAGAAGCTGGCGCTCCAGCTCGACGCGTTGAACGCTGCCGGTTGCGATCGGATATTCGACGATCATGCATCTGGAGCAAAAGCCGATCGGCCAGGCCTGGCCGAGGCGCTCACCTATCTGCGTACCGGCGACACGCTGGTGGTCTGGAAACTCGATCGTCTTGGGCGCTCGATGAGCCACCTGATCGAGAAAGTCGGCGAGCTGGCGGCGCGCGGCGTGGGTTTCCGCTCGCTCACCGAGCAGATCGATACCACCACGTCGGGCGGGATGCTGGTATTCAACATCTTCGGCTCGCTTGCCCAATTCGAGCGCGATCTGATCCGGGAACGCACCCATGCTGGCCTGCGAGCCGCGCGCGAGCGCGGTAGTAAGGGCGGTCGCCGCCCTGTCGTCACTCCCGACAAGCTGCGCAAGGCGCGGGCGCACATCGAGGCGGGACTTACCGTGCGCGAGGCCGCCGCCCGTCTCAAGATCGGCAAAACCGCCCTGTACAAAGCGCTGGAAGGCACATGA
- a CDS encoding Tn3 family transposase, translating to MARRRLVSPEIWAGHYDAPLDEREIARHYTLTSDDLEIVGRRRGDATRLGFAMLLLTMRWPGRALEAGEVPPAPVLAYVARQLGVAPDAFADYAHRDQTRREHLVEIRRSHGFRIFDRDAFREVAAFAIPIAQTIVHPGQMAGVIIDELRRRQILLPSSSILEAVLRRARQQAEQLTYEVLTNGLLPDTLQGLDDLLARRTGQAATWLSWLRNAPQSPAARNILRLIERLAYVRALGLDRGRADMIPASTFDRLADEGSRITPQHLGELNALRRHATLAATGIRLEESLTDATLTMFDKLLGSMVRRAENRTRDKALKTVRELQGHLRTLTGSCRILIDARTNGVDSLAQIEALDWQRFAVAVEQAEVLGRPETVDRTAELIERHRTVKLFAGPLLNTFEFRGAGAVQGLLSALAIIAELYRTGKRRLPDRVPLRFVPSAWRPFVLRGGIVDRAAYELCALSQLRERLRAGDIWVAGSRQFRDFDSYLIPPATYAALREKGPLPLAIETDFERHIEERRTRLDTAIEQVTVLAQQGELPQVRLDENGLIISPLKAATPPATEMARRAAYDRLPRVKITDLLLEVDAWTGFSDCFIHRRSGREADDRNALLTVILADGINLGLTRMAETCRGASLRQLAHLHDWYISETAYGEALGRLIDAHRTLPLAALWGDGTTSSSDGQQFHAGGRGAAIGDINARSGNEPGVAFYTHVSDRYDPFASRVIAATAGEAPYVLDGLLYHQTGLTIEEHYTDTGGASDHVFGLMPFFGYRFAPRLRDIKERRLHLLPGQESGPLLGGMTAEPIALGHVAAHWDELLRFATSIRTGTVTASAMLRRLSAYPRQNGLALALRELGRLERSIFMLDWLRDIDLRRRTQAGLNKGEARNALARALFFNQLGELRDRRFENQTYRASGLNLLVAAIILWNTRYLEMALADIGTPDEIARHIAPLGWEHISLTGDYSWNVEDRPDPDALRPLRAVSSLLAA from the coding sequence TTGGCGAGGCGGCGACTGGTGAGCCCGGAAATATGGGCGGGGCATTATGACGCGCCGCTCGATGAGCGCGAGATTGCGCGTCACTATACGCTGACCAGCGACGACCTGGAAATTGTCGGCCGCCGTCGCGGCGATGCCACCCGACTCGGCTTCGCGATGCTCTTGCTCACCATGAGATGGCCTGGCCGTGCGCTGGAAGCGGGCGAAGTCCCGCCCGCCCCTGTGCTCGCTTATGTGGCCCGCCAACTCGGTGTCGCACCCGACGCCTTTGCGGACTATGCCCATCGGGACCAGACCCGTCGCGAGCATCTTGTTGAAATCCGACGATCGCACGGGTTCAGGATTTTTGATCGCGACGCGTTCCGCGAAGTCGCCGCCTTCGCGATCCCTATCGCACAGACCATCGTCCACCCCGGCCAGATGGCAGGCGTCATCATCGACGAACTCCGGCGTCGGCAGATCCTCCTGCCTTCCTCTTCGATTCTCGAAGCGGTGCTGCGGCGGGCTCGCCAGCAAGCCGAACAGCTTACCTATGAAGTGCTCACAAACGGCCTGCTGCCCGACACCCTTCAGGGCCTGGACGATTTGCTGGCCCGACGAACGGGGCAAGCCGCGACATGGCTATCCTGGCTTCGCAATGCGCCACAATCGCCGGCAGCGCGCAACATCCTGCGCCTGATCGAACGGCTCGCCTATGTCCGCGCACTGGGCCTCGATCGCGGGCGGGCTGACATGATTCCGGCTTCGACTTTTGACAGGCTGGCGGACGAGGGCAGCCGCATCACGCCCCAGCATCTTGGCGAACTCAATGCCCTGCGCCGACATGCGACGCTCGCGGCAACCGGCATCCGCCTTGAGGAAAGCCTGACCGACGCAACCCTGACGATGTTCGACAAGCTGTTGGGCAGCATGGTGCGCCGCGCCGAAAACCGGACCCGCGACAAAGCCCTCAAGACGGTGCGCGAGCTGCAGGGCCATCTCCGGACGCTCACAGGGTCTTGCCGCATCCTCATCGACGCGCGTACCAACGGCGTGGACTCGCTGGCGCAGATCGAGGCGCTGGACTGGCAGCGCTTCGCCGTGGCGGTCGAGCAAGCCGAAGTGCTCGGGCGACCGGAAACCGTCGATCGCACCGCTGAATTGATTGAGCGGCATCGCACGGTAAAGCTCTTTGCCGGCCCCCTTCTCAACACCTTCGAATTTCGCGGCGCCGGCGCGGTGCAGGGACTCCTGTCGGCGCTGGCCATTATCGCGGAGCTATACCGGACCGGCAAACGGCGCTTGCCTGATCGCGTGCCGCTGCGCTTTGTGCCGTCAGCGTGGCGGCCGTTCGTCCTGCGGGGTGGCATCGTCGATCGTGCCGCCTATGAACTATGCGCCCTGTCGCAGCTACGCGAGCGGTTGCGAGCAGGAGACATATGGGTCGCGGGAAGCCGCCAGTTTCGTGATTTCGACAGCTACCTCATCCCACCGGCCACCTATGCGGCGCTTCGCGAGAAAGGGCCGCTGCCGCTCGCCATCGAAACGGACTTTGAGCGCCATATCGAGGAAAGGCGCACCAGGCTCGATACGGCGATCGAACAGGTGACGGTCCTCGCGCAACAGGGCGAACTGCCCCAGGTCAGGCTTGATGAAAACGGCCTCATCATCTCGCCGCTGAAGGCGGCAACGCCGCCCGCCACCGAGATGGCCCGTCGCGCCGCCTATGATCGGCTGCCGCGCGTGAAAATCACCGACCTCCTGCTTGAGGTCGATGCCTGGACCGGGTTCAGCGACTGCTTCATCCATCGGCGTTCGGGCCGGGAGGCCGACGACCGCAATGCTTTGCTCACCGTCATCCTCGCCGATGGCATCAATCTCGGCCTCACGCGCATGGCGGAAACCTGCCGGGGCGCAAGTTTGCGCCAACTCGCCCATCTTCACGACTGGTACATCAGCGAGACCGCCTATGGTGAAGCGCTGGGAAGGCTGATCGACGCCCATCGCACCTTGCCGCTCGCCGCGCTGTGGGGAGACGGCACCACCTCGTCGAGCGACGGACAACAATTTCATGCCGGCGGTCGTGGTGCCGCGATCGGTGACATCAACGCGCGCAGCGGCAACGAACCGGGCGTCGCCTTCTACACCCATGTCTCGGATCGATATGATCCCTTTGCGAGCCGGGTGATCGCGGCGACTGCCGGCGAAGCGCCCTATGTTCTGGATGGCTTGCTGTATCACCAGACGGGCCTGACGATCGAGGAGCACTACACCGATACGGGTGGAGCATCGGACCATGTGTTCGGCCTCATGCCCTTCTTCGGCTACCGCTTCGCGCCGCGCCTGCGCGACATCAAGGAGCGTCGCTTGCACCTCCTGCCCGGCCAGGAATCTGGCCCCTTGCTCGGCGGCATGACGGCCGAGCCGATCGCATTGGGTCATGTCGCCGCGCATTGGGACGAACTGCTGCGGTTCGCCACATCGATCCGTACCGGTACCGTCACCGCTTCGGCGATGCTGCGCCGGCTGTCCGCCTATCCGCGACAGAATGGACTGGCCCTCGCGCTGCGCGAGCTTGGCCGCCTCGAACGCTCGATCTTCATGCTCGACTGGCTGCGCGACATCGACCTACGCCGGCGCACCCAGGCGGGCCTCAACAAGGGCGAGGCCCGCAACGCGCTCGCCCGCGCGCTCTTCTTCAACCAGCTTGGCGAACTGCGTGATCGGCGGTTCGAAAACCAGACCTATCGCGCATCCGGCCTCAACCTGCTCGTCGCCGCCATCATCCTGTGGAACACCCGCTATCTCGAAATGGCGTTGGCTGACATCGGCACGCCCGACGAGATCGCACGCCACATCGCGCCATTGGGCTGGGAGCATATCTCGCTGACCGGCGACTATAGCTGGAATGTCGAAGATCGGCCCGATCCGGATGCCCTGCGACCGCTGCGCGCCGTCAGTTCCCTGCTCGCCGCGTGA
- a CDS encoding AbrB/MazE/SpoVT family DNA-binding domain-containing protein, whose translation MTTLSVTTRGQVTFRKDILKHLGIQPGGKIRLDLLPDGRAELKADQPKGSWRALHGMLKGKGDGPRFTIEEINDAIAEAGAAAGVAGLDGK comes from the coding sequence ATGACGACATTAAGCGTGACCACGCGGGGCCAGGTGACGTTTCGGAAGGATATTCTGAAACATCTCGGCATCCAGCCCGGTGGCAAGATCAGGCTCGACCTGCTGCCCGATGGGCGGGCGGAACTGAAAGCGGACCAGCCAAAGGGTTCGTGGCGGGCGCTGCACGGGATGCTCAAGGGGAAGGGCGACGGTCCCCGGTTCACGATCGAGGAAATCAACGACGCTATTGCGGAAGCGGGCGCTGCTGCGGGTGTGGCCGGTCTGGACGGTAAATGA
- a CDS encoding transcription elongation protein SprT yields the protein MTHQTRESWLNAVAQGVAPLFEALDAPLPDRVRVAIGFTSRGAKGKAIGECWDNRLSADGHFEIFIRPDLAHAPDAMPAQIAAILAHELVHAAVGIPAGHGKAFKRVALGLGLVGPMRATTPGEAFLAAIAPILESVGPLPHARLDTDGESTAPKKQKARMLKCECATCGYTVRTARKWLEQAGAPLCPIEDHGQMQHEPLDDDSEDEGGDAEA from the coding sequence ATGACCCACCAAACCCGTGAAAGCTGGCTCAATGCGGTGGCGCAGGGCGTGGCCCCGCTGTTCGAGGCGCTGGACGCCCCCCTGCCCGACCGCGTGCGCGTGGCGATCGGCTTCACCAGCAGAGGCGCGAAGGGCAAGGCGATCGGCGAGTGCTGGGACAACCGCTTGAGCGCGGACGGACATTTTGAAATCTTCATCCGCCCGGACCTGGCGCACGCGCCCGACGCGATGCCGGCGCAGATCGCGGCCATCCTCGCGCATGAGCTTGTCCATGCCGCAGTCGGCATCCCGGCAGGGCATGGGAAGGCGTTTAAACGAGTCGCCCTTGGGCTGGGCCTAGTCGGGCCGATGCGCGCCACCACCCCCGGCGAGGCGTTTCTTGCGGCCATCGCGCCGATTTTGGAGAGCGTCGGCCCCCTCCCCCATGCCCGCCTCGACACGGACGGAGAGTCGACCGCGCCGAAGAAGCAGAAAGCCCGGATGCTCAAATGCGAGTGCGCGACGTGCGGCTATACCGTCAGGACCGCGCGCAAATGGCTTGAGCAGGCCGGAGCGCCGCTTTGCCCGATCGAGGATCACGGCCAGATGCAGCATGAACCGCTGGATGATGACAGCGAGGATGAAGGCGGCGACGCGGAAGCCTGA